AGCGTGAAGGTATGGAAACTAGAAAGAATGAGTAGGATGTCTATAAGCTGAAATAAAAGCTATTTAGTGTTCGTGAGTGACGACAAAAAACGGTAGTGCTAAGTAGATATTAACAAGGGTTTGTTTCGGTAGGAATGTTCTAAGTCCTAAAAAGGATATGAATAACCTCTAACGACTATCTCCTGATGGGAGAGTACACTGTAAGCGAAAGACAGTGGAAAAATACTTGGTCTCTAAACAGAGATTGACATATAGTCTACGCACGTCCTGTAATGGGAGTGACCTAGAATTGACTAGGCTGATAAGGGTTGCGTCTTATTGGAAATGTGTCAAAAGTACAACTATTCATTGAAAATTAAATAGTACATTTATAGTGGTAGGTCAGCCGTAAAGACGAACCACTTTAATATAACACCCCCTGATAAGAGCCTAACAAACGAAAAGTAGCTTTGGCAAAATTCGGCTCAGGATGGGAAAGTTGAATGTAGTATTTATTTTTATGAATAGTTGAACTTTTGACTAACGGCAAATGCAGATGTATGTTCATTACTATGAGCGAGAAATGATGAATGAGGGAGATAATCCACCGATTGGTATTGTTTTGTGCGCAGATAAGAGTGATTCAATGGTTAAATATACGCTGCCAGAAGATGAAAAACAGATATTTGCTTCTAAATACAAATTGTATTTACCGAGTGAAGAAGAACTTCTAAACGAATTACATAAAGAGTATTTAACATTAGAAAGCTATGTTGAAAAAGAAAATCATTGATTAGTGCATCGAACGAAGTTAATCGGTTGTAAATGGTGACGAAAGAGTCGATAAGATGGCTGAACAAGGAATATTACACAAAAGAATACGTATGGAAGCCGCTAACAAAATAATCAAAGTAAAAAATAAGTATTCTGAAAAAGTATTTATTCCGATATTAATAAAGAACTTCAACGGCCGGAAAATTCTGGTCGTTTTTTGATATTTACTGCAGTGCTTAAATTTGAACGTAGGTAGTGAAAACGCTGAAGTGTTCAAATGCTTTAAAAGAGAACTGTGAGTGATGTTTTGTGAAAAACTCCAAGTAGTTCAGTGGGTAGAATAACATTCAGTCAACCATTTTATTGGGAGGTGTATTAGAAATATGTTAAACTACTAGTATAAACTCTAAGCGATTAAGGTATGAGTATCAATAAATTTTACTACTAATTGTTTAAGTTAGGTCAATTTTTCAATAAGGTATGAGAAACGCGCAGAGACAGATTTGAAATGACTCATTGGAAAACATAGTGCGAGCGCGGGTGTTCTGACTTGAACCACTGGAGCAGAGGTCGCTGAAGCGCAGCGACGCTTCAAGAGCTATGCGAAGTGGATGTCAAGTCAACCCGAACGAGCCGGCAGAAAACCTAGTGCGAGAGAGGGCGTTCAGCCTTGAACCACTGGAGAAAGGCACCGAAGTGCGAGTATCGCACGCCGGGGACTTTTGAAGTGGACGTCAAGGCTGCCCGAACGAGCCGGCAGAACGAGGAGGAATAATAATGGTAAAGGTTAAACGTTACTTAGGACTAGCAGCAGGTATAGCGGTAGGATTACCACAACTATATTATGCACAAAAACGTTGGCGTCGACGTGGTAAAATTCAGCCAGTACAAATTTTAGAAGAGAAGAAAGTCAGTAAATTTGAGACGGAATATCGTTTAAAAGCGGGAAATAATTTTTCTTTATTTGTCAAATGTTATGATACCAAAGAACCTAAAGGGTTGGTGCAAATCGTTCATGGAGCATTGGAACATCAAGGTCGATACGCGCCTTTAATCAAATTTTTGAATCAAAATGGTTATGCCGTGATTGCTAATGACCATCGTGGACATGGTCGTTCATTATCAACGGATTATCCTAAGGGATACTTAAATGGTTTTGATGAAATCATCAGTGATTTAGCATTAGTGACAGATTTTGGTCAAACTTTATATCCAGATTTGCCGATTTATTTATATGGGCATTCAATGGGTTCGATGTTAGCGCGTTTATATTTAAAAGAACACGATATTAAAATTAATAAACTTGTGTTAAGTGGGACACCGTACCCGAGTGAAGTGGCACCACTTGGTGTATGGTTTGCACGGATGATTAACTTTTATCAAGGAGAGTATGAGTATAATAGTCTAATTAGTATTATGCCGAAAGGCTCGGATTGGTTGAGTCGCAGCGAAGAAAATTTACAGGCAGTGTCACAAGACCGTTTATCTTCACCATTATTTATGAATGCCGGCAATTTATCCGTTATTGAAATGAATGCAGCGTTACGTTTTGAAGAGTCATTCAAGGCAAAAAATCCTCAGTTGCCGATTTTAAATTTAGTTGGCGAAGAAGATACTGTCATTACTGGTGGCGACAAAGGTTTACAACGCTCATTGATGCAATTAAAACGTGCGGGTTATCATCATATTCAACAACATATTTACCCTGAAATGCGGCATGAAATCATTCATGAAAAAAATGCAGAATGGGTCTACAGAGATATGCTAGCCTTTTTTGAAGACTAGACGTCGAAATAATCTGACAAGGTGTGAATGCAAGTACTTTACTAGAAAGTGCCGGAACTCATAGTAATAGAGCTAATATTCTAGCTCGAACCACTTGAGGAAACGAGTGGCGTCTGAGTCAGACACGGCGAGAATTTATGAAGTGGGCGCCGGGCAGTTCGCACGAATCAGAATAAGAGAGGAATAATTTAATGAACACAACTTTAGACTACTTAACTCAATTACTTGAAATCCCATCGCCAACTGGCTTTACGACAGGTGTGACCAATTATTTAATCGAAGTATTGACCGGATTAGGCTATCAACCGTATCGGACAGCTAAAGGGAATGTTGTGGTTACCGTACAAGGTAATGATGATGAAAAACACCGTGTGGTCACTGCACATGTGGATACGTTAGGTGCGATTGTTCGTGCAGTCAAAGGGGATGGCCGCTTAAAAATGGATAAGATTGGTGGCTTTCCTTGGAATATGATTGAGGGTGAAAATTGCCTGGTTCATCGAGCGAAAACGGGGGAAACAATAAGTGGAACGATTTTAATTCACCAAACGAGTACACATGTTTATCGTGATGCGGGAACAGCTGAACGGACGCAAGATAATATGGAAGTGCGTTTGGATGCGAAAGTGACGAATGCTCAAGAAACCCGTGACTTGGGTATTGAAGTAGGCGATTTTATTTCATTTGACCCAAGAACGATAATTACACCGGATGGATTTGTAAAATCACGATTTTTAGACGATAAAGTATCCGCTAGTATTTTACTGCATTTACTGGCGGTGTATCAAAAAGAGGCAGTAACATTACCACAGACGACGCATTTTATGTTCAGTGTCTTTGAAGAAGTGGGACATGGTGCTAATAGTAGTATTTCAGATAAAGTAGTGGAGTACTTGGCTGTGGATATGGGTGCGATGGGTGATGACCAACAAACAGATGAATATACAACATCCATTTGTGTAAAAGATGCGAGTGGGCCGTATCATTATGAGTTTCGTCAGCATTTAGTAGCGCTGTGTCAGGCGCAAGATATTCCATATAAGTTAGATATCTATCCTTATTATGGCAGTGATGCATCAGCAGCAATGAATGCAGGTGCAGAAGTTAAACACGCATTATTAGGTGCAGGGATTGAGTCCAGTCACTCCTATGAACGAACTCATCAAGATTCAATTGATGCAACAGAGCGTTTGGTAGATGCCTACCTTAAAAGTGAATTAGTAGACGTAAAATAGAATGGGTGTGATTGATTGGAAAAAATAACACAATTTACTCAATTATTAGAGACCATTGAACAAGTAGAAAAAGTATTAATCTATGTTTCAACAGAAAATTGTAGTGTTTGTACGGCGGATAACCCCCGTGTCCAAGCGCTAGTCAATGAGACGAAGATACCGGCATTTGAAATCAAGGTCAATGAATTGCCAGAAGCGGCTGGTCAGTTTCAACTCTTTACTGCACCGGTAGTATTGTTATTTCATCAAGGGAAAGAATGGCATCGTCAGGCACGAATTATTGATTTTGATGTGTTGAAATATCGGATGCAACAATTGATGGAAGATGCGTAAAAGTCATGTGATAAATACTATAAACCAGCGATAAATGGATGTATTATTAACTATCGTTGGTTTATTTAGTGTTTGGTGAATGTTTGGTTGCGCTTTGCCATTGACGGCTATGATTGGCGTGAACATATTTTAAGATGTTAGCAGTGTGAGCGCACAGATACAATATGATAAACAAAAGGTTGCATTGCTTGACAAAACTGAAAGATTAAATTAATACAGATATTATAATGTTCACATCAACCAATGATGGGAGCAATGAAGAGACGAAGAGAGGCGTTACTAGTGAAAATTGGTTTAGTGCTTGAAGGCGGTGGTATGCGTGGGATGTACACTGCAGGTGTATTGGATGTATTGTTACAAGCAGGTGTTAAAGTAGATGGGATAGTGAGCGTATCAGCCGGTGCGTTATTTGGTGTTAATTACTTATCGAACCAGCCCGGTCGAGCGATTCGTTATAATAAGCGTTTTGCGACGCAGCGAAATTATATTGGATGGTACAGTCTACTAACAACCGGCAATATTGTGAATCAACAATTTGCTTATTACGATGTCCCTTTTGAATTAGATGTATTTGATGAAGCAACATTTGCTGCTTCGGCGACGCCATTTATTGCGGTAGTTACGAATGTTGAGACAGGGCAGGCGGAATATAAAATGATTACTCATCCGCTCAAGCAAATGGAAATTTTACGAGCAACGTCAGCTTTACCATATGTATCCAAATTTGTTATGCTAGATGGTATACCGTATTTGGATGGAGGGATTGTTGATAGTATACCTGTTGCGTTCGCGCAAACACTAGGCTTTGATAAATTAATTGTTGTGTTGACCCGTCCCAATGGTTATCGTAAAGAGGAGAAATCTAATAAATTAGCCAAACGCTTTTATCGCCACTATCCACAATTGGTTGATGCGTTAGAAAATCGTAATAAGCGCTATAATGCAACGCTGGAACAAATAGCGAATGATGAAGCGGCAAAGCGTTTATTAACAATTCGTCCTAGCGAGGCGCTTAAAGTTAAACGAATCGAACGTAATCCACAACGATTACAAGCGATGTATGATTTAGGTGTAAAAGATGGGGAGACATCATTAATAAATATATTAGATTATTTGAGCGATTAGTCTCTTATAAAAAAATTATATAAAAGATATTTTCGGAGTGATATTGTAGAAAATTGTTTTGAAAAACTTTTTTTGTTTGTTAAGTGGAGATAATAGATGAGCAAGTGTGATGTTAGAGCATAAGTGACAAGTGTGATAGTTTGTGAAAAACCAAGCGAAAATATTGAAAGTGTTTGTGAAAACAGTGTAGGATTCACTGATAAAGATTTGATAAACGCCGACAATAAGACAACCATCCCACATTCTTTATAAAAAACATTAATAATAAAAACGCTATCTTTTTGTGAATAGTGTGGTATATTAAGAATATGCAATGCAATTTTGTTTTTAATCTTAGGAGGTTAATATGAAAGTAGTAGTAATCGGATGTACGCATGCAGGAACTGCAGCAGTTAAAACAATTTTAAATGAAAACCCAGAGGCAGAAGTAGTCGTTTACGAACGTAACGACAATATCTCATTCTTATCTTGTGGGATTGCCTTATATGTAGGTGGTGTAGTAAAAGACCCTCAAGGTTTATTCTACTCAAACCCAGAAGAATTAGCTTCATTAGGTGCAGATGTTCATATGGAACATGATGTTACTGAAGTAGATATTAAAGCGAAAAAAGTAACCGTTAAAGACTTAAAAACAGGTGAAGTTTCAGAAACAACGTTTGATAAGTTAGTGGTGACAACAGGTTCTTGGCCAGTATTACCACCGTTTGAAGGCTTTGACTTAGAAAATGTACAATTATGTAAAAACTACAACCAAGCTAAAGAAATCTTCTCTCGTAAAACGGATGCGAAAAAAGTAGTAGTTATTGGTGGTGGATACATCGGTATCGAATTAGTTGAAGCATTTGGTTTAGAAGGTAAACAAGTAACATTAATTGATGGTTTAGACCGTATCTTAAACAAATACTTAGATAAAGAATTTACAGATGTTTTAGAAGCGGATTTACGCGAACGGAATATTGCTGTTCAATTAAATGAAATGGTTAAAGGCTTTGAAGGCGAAGATGGTAAAGTAACGAAAGTGATTACAGATAAAGGCGAATATGAAGCAGATATGGTAATTGTCTGTGTTGGTTTCCGTCCTAATACTGACTTAGTCAAAGACCAATTAGAAACAATGCCTAATGGTGCAATCATTGTCGATAATTACATGAAAACATCTCATCCTGATGTTTTTGCTGCGGGTGATTCAACTGCTGTTAACTATAACCCGAATGATGGTCATGCTTATATTCCATTAGCAACCAATGCTGTACGTATGGGTACTTTAGTAGGTAAAAACATTAATGGTGATAAAGTAGCGTACCGTGGTACACAAGCGACTTCTGGTTTACATTTATTCGGATGGAACATCGGTTCGACAGGTGTAACAGATAATTCTGCAAAAATGTTCGGCTTAGAAACACGTTCAGTATATGTCGTTGATAACTACCGTCCAGAATTCATGCCAACGAATGAAAAAATCTACATGAAATTAGTGTATGAAGTAGGTACTAATCGTATCGTTGGGGGTCAAGTAATGTCTAAATACGACTGTACAGCATCTGCTAACACATTGTCATTAGCAGTTCAAAATAAAATGACGATTGAAGACTTAGCTTATGTTGACTTCTTCTTCCAACCTGTATTTGACCGTCCTTGGAACTACTTAAACATTTTAGCGCAAGCTGCAGTGGAACAAGAACGTTTAAGTTCAGATAATTAATTGGTAAAAAGGCACCACGTTTTCTAGTAGTTTCTCATTAAACATTT
The genomic region above belongs to Aerococcaceae bacterium zg-1292 and contains:
- a CDS encoding DUF1016 family protein, translated to MQMYVHYYEREMMNEGDNPPIGIVLCADKSDSMVKYTLPEDEKQIFASKYKLYLPSEEELLNELHKEYLTLESYVEKENH
- a CDS encoding alpha/beta hydrolase gives rise to the protein MVKVKRYLGLAAGIAVGLPQLYYAQKRWRRRGKIQPVQILEEKKVSKFETEYRLKAGNNFSLFVKCYDTKEPKGLVQIVHGALEHQGRYAPLIKFLNQNGYAVIANDHRGHGRSLSTDYPKGYLNGFDEIISDLALVTDFGQTLYPDLPIYLYGHSMGSMLARLYLKEHDIKINKLVLSGTPYPSEVAPLGVWFARMINFYQGEYEYNSLISIMPKGSDWLSRSEENLQAVSQDRLSSPLFMNAGNLSVIEMNAALRFEESFKAKNPQLPILNLVGEEDTVITGGDKGLQRSLMQLKRAGYHHIQQHIYPEMRHEIIHEKNAEWVYRDMLAFFED
- a CDS encoding M42 family metallopeptidase; this encodes MNTTLDYLTQLLEIPSPTGFTTGVTNYLIEVLTGLGYQPYRTAKGNVVVTVQGNDDEKHRVVTAHVDTLGAIVRAVKGDGRLKMDKIGGFPWNMIEGENCLVHRAKTGETISGTILIHQTSTHVYRDAGTAERTQDNMEVRLDAKVTNAQETRDLGIEVGDFISFDPRTIITPDGFVKSRFLDDKVSASILLHLLAVYQKEAVTLPQTTHFMFSVFEEVGHGANSSISDKVVEYLAVDMGAMGDDQQTDEYTTSICVKDASGPYHYEFRQHLVALCQAQDIPYKLDIYPYYGSDASAAMNAGAEVKHALLGAGIESSHSYERTHQDSIDATERLVDAYLKSELVDVK
- a CDS encoding thioredoxin family protein → MEKITQFTQLLETIEQVEKVLIYVSTENCSVCTADNPRVQALVNETKIPAFEIKVNELPEAAGQFQLFTAPVVLLFHQGKEWHRQARIIDFDVLKYRMQQLMEDA
- a CDS encoding patatin-like phospholipase family protein, whose amino-acid sequence is MKIGLVLEGGGMRGMYTAGVLDVLLQAGVKVDGIVSVSAGALFGVNYLSNQPGRAIRYNKRFATQRNYIGWYSLLTTGNIVNQQFAYYDVPFELDVFDEATFAASATPFIAVVTNVETGQAEYKMITHPLKQMEILRATSALPYVSKFVMLDGIPYLDGGIVDSIPVAFAQTLGFDKLIVVLTRPNGYRKEEKSNKLAKRFYRHYPQLVDALENRNKRYNATLEQIANDEAAKRLLTIRPSEALKVKRIERNPQRLQAMYDLGVKDGETSLINILDYLSD
- a CDS encoding FAD-dependent oxidoreductase — its product is MKVVVIGCTHAGTAAVKTILNENPEAEVVVYERNDNISFLSCGIALYVGGVVKDPQGLFYSNPEELASLGADVHMEHDVTEVDIKAKKVTVKDLKTGEVSETTFDKLVVTTGSWPVLPPFEGFDLENVQLCKNYNQAKEIFSRKTDAKKVVVIGGGYIGIELVEAFGLEGKQVTLIDGLDRILNKYLDKEFTDVLEADLRERNIAVQLNEMVKGFEGEDGKVTKVITDKGEYEADMVIVCVGFRPNTDLVKDQLETMPNGAIIVDNYMKTSHPDVFAAGDSTAVNYNPNDGHAYIPLATNAVRMGTLVGKNINGDKVAYRGTQATSGLHLFGWNIGSTGVTDNSAKMFGLETRSVYVVDNYRPEFMPTNEKIYMKLVYEVGTNRIVGGQVMSKYDCTASANTLSLAVQNKMTIEDLAYVDFFFQPVFDRPWNYLNILAQAAVEQERLSSDN